Within the Nocardioides aurantiacus genome, the region CTGTTCCCGCACCACCGCCGGCTGACCGTCAAGGGCGCCGGCCATTGGGTGCACTCGGAGAAGCCCGAGGTGTTCGTCGAGGTGCTGCGACGGTTCACCGCCCCCTGAACGGACGCGACGAGGGCCCGCACACCGTGAGGTGTGCGGGCCCTCGTCGTGGGCGGGGCGCCTCAGTCGTCGGAGCCGAACCCGGCCACCACGTCGCGCAGCTGCGCGAGCTGGGAGGTGATCGAGTCGCGACGCCGGGCCAGGCGGTCGACCTCGGCCTGCAGCGCCTGCAGCTCCCGCTCGGAGTCGGCGTGGCCACTGTTGCGCAGCGCCTCGGCCTGCTTCTTGGCGGCGTTGACGATCTGCTCGGCCTCGCGGCGCGACCGGCTGACGTGCTGCTCGGCCTCGAGGGCGGCCTGCTCGCGCGCGGCCTCGGCGGCCTCGGTGGCCTCGCGGGCCCGCTTCTGCGCGGCGTCGGCGGCGTCCTGCGCGTCGGTGACCAGGCGCTGGGTCTCGGCCCGGGCGAGGTCGTGGTTGTCCGCGGCCTCGCGGGTCAGCCGCTCCTGCTCGACGGCCAGGGTGCGGCGCGCCTCCTGCACCTCGCGCTCGGCGGCGGCACGGGCGGCCTCCGCGTCGCGGGCGGCGCTGATGCGCAGCGCGTTGGTCTCCTGCTCGGCGGCGAGGCGGTGCTGCTCGGCCTCACGCTTGGCCCCGGAGAGGCGCTCGTCGGCCTCGGCGAGCGCGCGGGCGCGGTGGGCCTCGATGTCGGCGGTGGCGCGGTTGCGGGTCTCCTCGAGCTCGCGCGTCTGCACCAGGCGCATGTCCTCGGCGTCGGCCTCGGCCTCGGACTTCACCGCCGCGGCGTCGCGCTGGGCCTGCTGGCGGATCTGCTGGGCCTGCGCGTTGGCCTCGTCGAGCACCTCAGCGGCCTGCTCCTCGGCGAGGCGCAGCATCTCGTTGGCGCGGGCACCGAGACCGGCGTACGTCGGGTTCTCGTTCTCCTCGACCCGGGTGCGCAGCGAGTCGAGCTCGGAGGTCAGCGACTGCAGCCGGTCCTGGGCCTCGGACAGGCTGGCGGCGAGGCCGGCCTTCTCGGCGGTGGCGGTGCGCACGAAGCTGTCGACGGCCGCGGTGTCGTAGCCACCACGACGCACGGTCGGCAGCTGCGGGGCCTGGGTGCTCGTCTGCGGCCGGGCGGCCGCGGGACGTGCGGGGGCCGACGGGCGGTCCTCGGAGCGCGGCTGCTCGGTGCGCTCGGGACGCTGCTGGCCCTGGCCGCCCTGGGCCCGCGGGGCCTGCTCGCGCGGCTGCTGGCGCTGCGTCGGGGCCTGCGGTCGGGACTGGGTGCGGGTGGCCGACGTGCTGCCCGTGGCGCCGCTGCCGGAGCCCGTGGCGGGGGCCTCGGAGGGGGCCTCGTCGACGACCGGCACGACCTGGGTCGCCTCGTCGTCCCGCTCGCCGGGCTCGGGGTCGCGGTCGAAGATGGACAGGCCCTGGTTGCTCATGGAAGTTCCTCTATCCCCTGTGTGGTGACCGACGGCGACGGTGCGACCGGGGGGACCGGTGTCCGCCGTACGCCGCCCAGTGTCACCCACCACGTGCCGCGAAGCACGTGGGCCACGCGCCGACGCGCCGGAGAAACGCACATCGGGGACACGACTGGGGCTGGTGGGTCCCCTGGGGAACCCACCAGCCCCGGTCGGGGTCGCGGGGGCGCTGTGGTCAGACCCCGCGGAAGGCGTTGATCTGGGTGAGGTGCTTCGCGCGCAGCTCCTCGTCGCGGACGCCGAGGCCCTCCTCGGGCGCGAGGCACAGCACGCCGACCTTGCCCTGGTGCTTGTTGTGGTGCACGTCGAGCGCGGCCTGGCCGACGTCGTCGAGACCGTAGGTGCGCGAGAGCGTCGGGTGGATCATGCCCTTGGCGATGAGGCGGTTGGCCTCCCACGACTCGCGGTAGTTGGCGAAGTGGGAGCCGATGATGCGCTTGAGGTTCATCCACAGGTAGCGGTTGTCGTACTGGTGCATGTAGCCGCTGGTGGAGGCGCAGGTGACGATGGTGCCGCCCTTGCGAGCGGCGTACACGCTGGCACCGAAGGTCTCGCGACCCGGGTGCTCGAAGACGATGTCGACGTCCTCGCCGCCGGTCAGGGCCCGGATGTCGCCGCCGAAGCGGCGCCACTCCTTCTGGTCCTGGGTGTGCTCGTCCTTCCAGAAGGCATAGCCCGCCTCGGAGCGGTTGATGATCAGCTCCGCGCCCATCTTGCGGCAGATCTCGGCCTTCTCGTCGCTGGAGACCACGCAGACGGGGACGGCGCCGCCGTTGAGGGCGTACTGCGTCGCGAAGCCGCCCAGGCCGCCGCTGGCGCCCCAGATCAGCACGTTGTCGCCCTGCTTCATGCCGGCGCCGTTGCGGCTCACCAGCTGGCGGTACGCCGTGGAGTTGACCAGGCCGGGGGAGGCGGCCTCCTCCCAGGTGAGGTGGTCGGGCTTGGGCATCAGCTGGTTGGACTTCACCAGCGCGAGCTCGGCCAGGCCGCCGAAGTTGGTCTCGAAGCCCCAGATCCGCTGCTCGGGGTCCATCATCGTGTCGCCGTGGCCGTCGGGGCTCTCCAGCTCGACCGAGAGGCAGTGGGCCACGACCTCGTCACCGGGCTTCCAGGAGTGGACGCCGAGGCCGGTCTTGAGCACGACGCCGGCGAGGTCGGAGCCGACCACGTGGTAGGGCAGGTCGTGGCGCTTGGACAGCGGCGAGACGCGGCCGTAGCGCTCCAGGAAGCCGAAGGTCGAGACGGGCTCGAAGATCGAGGTCCAGACGGTGTTGTAGTTGATGGCGCTGGCCATCACCGCGACGATCGCCTCGCCCGGGCCGAGCTCGGGGAGGTCCACCTCGTCGATGTGCAGCGACTTGCGGGGGTCCTTGTCCCGGCTGGCCACGCCCTCGAACATCTCGACCTCGTCCTTGCGCACGGTGGCGCCGCGGTAGGAGGCAGGGAGTTCCAGGGCGGCGTAGTCCTCCGGGGAGGTGTCACCGGCCAGGATGGCGTCGAGGATCTGCTGCACGGTCGTCGGCTCCTAGGGGCTGGGCGATCGGGGCGTTGGGTCGATCAGGTGGCCCGACATTAACGACCGGTAACCTCGGTGTCCCCCGACTGTGGCACTCGTCTCAGTCCCCCCGGAACGGTGCCGCTCCGCGACGGACCGGCTAGGGGAAGCGCGCGAACCAGCGCAGCGACAGCCCCGCCGCCACCAGCCCGAGCAGCAGCCCCAGGACCGCCAGCCAGCGGGTCAGCTCGACGTCCTCGGCGCGGAAGCCGATCGAGGAGCGGATGTCGTCGTAGACCTCGGCCAGCTCGTCCCCGGAGCGTGCGGTGTACGCCGTCCCACCGGTGTCGGTGGCGAGCGTGGCGAGCGTGGCCTCGTCGACCGGCACCGGCACCAGCTGGCCCTCGGCCATGACCGTGCCCTCGGCGGTGCCGTAGGCGATGGTGGAGACGGGCACCCCGGCCGCGGTGGCGGCCTCGGCGGCCTGCGCGGGGGTGCGGCCGACGGTGTTGGTGCCGTCTGAGAGCAGCACGACGTGGGCCGGGACCTGCTCCTCGCCGTTGCGCTCGGCCATCCGCGCGACCTGGTCGAGGGAGGTGAACACGCCTTCGCCGATCGCGGTGCGGGTGTCCAGGTCGAGGTCCTCCAGGGCCTCGACGGCCGCCGCGCGGTCGGCGGTCGGCGGTGCCGCGACCGTGACGTTGCCGGAGAACGTCACGACGCCCACGTTGAAGCCCTCGGGCAGCCCCTCGACGAACTCCACCGCGGCGTCCTGGGCCGCCTCGAGCCGGTTGGGCTCGACGTCGGTGGCCTCCATGGACAGCGAGACGTCCACGGTCACGATCACGGTGGCGTTCTCCCGGGGCACCTGCAGCTCGGCCTGCGGGCGGCCCGCGGCGAGGCCCAGGGAGGCCAGCGCGAGCAGCAGCAGCGCGGCCGGCAGGTGGCGCCGCCAGCGGGGTCGGCGGGGGACCAGCCGCTCCAGCATCGGCAGCGAGGCGAACCGCACGGCGTACGACGACTGCCGCCGGCGCTGCAGCACGTAGACGACGGCGAGGGCGACGACCGGCAGCAGCGTGAGCAGCCACCACGGGCTCAGGAAGGTCATCGGGGGCTCCTCGCGGCGCGGCGCCCCGCGCGCTGCGGGGTGCGGCGGCCCACGACGTGGCGGGCGAGGTCGTCGACCCAGTCGCGGTCGGTGCGCAGCACCAGGTGGCCGGCCCCGGCGGCGCGGACGGCCGCGGCGACGCCCGCGCGGTGGGCGGCGGCCAGCTCGGCGTACTCGTGGCGCAGGCGGGCCGAGGAGGTCCACACCTCGCAGCGGTGCCCGGTCTCGGGATCGACGAGCACGACCGGCCCGACGTCGGGGAGCGTCAGCTCGCGGGGGTCGACGACCTCGACCACCAGGACCTCGTGGCGCTGCGCCAGCCGGCGCATCGGCCGCTCCCAGGGGTAGGGCCGCTCGGTGCGGCCGTCGGGCTCGACGAAGTCGGTGACCACC harbors:
- a CDS encoding DivIVA domain-containing protein encodes the protein MSNQGLSIFDRDPEPGERDDEATQVVPVVDEAPSEAPATGSGSGATGSTSATRTQSRPQAPTQRQQPREQAPRAQGGQGQQRPERTEQPRSEDRPSAPARPAAARPQTSTQAPQLPTVRRGGYDTAAVDSFVRTATAEKAGLAASLSEAQDRLQSLTSELDSLRTRVEENENPTYAGLGARANEMLRLAEEQAAEVLDEANAQAQQIRQQAQRDAAAVKSEAEADAEDMRLVQTRELEETRNRATADIEAHRARALAEADERLSGAKREAEQHRLAAEQETNALRISAARDAEAARAAAEREVQEARRTLAVEQERLTREAADNHDLARAETQRLVTDAQDAADAAQKRAREATEAAEAAREQAALEAEQHVSRSRREAEQIVNAAKKQAEALRNSGHADSERELQALQAEVDRLARRRDSITSQLAQLRDVVAGFGSDD
- a CDS encoding VWA domain-containing protein; protein product: MTFLSPWWLLTLLPVVALAVVYVLQRRRQSSYAVRFASLPMLERLVPRRPRWRRHLPAALLLLALASLGLAAGRPQAELQVPRENATVIVTVDVSLSMEATDVEPNRLEAAQDAAVEFVEGLPEGFNVGVVTFSGNVTVAAPPTADRAAAVEALEDLDLDTRTAIGEGVFTSLDQVARMAERNGEEQVPAHVVLLSDGTNTVGRTPAQAAEAATAAGVPVSTIAYGTAEGTVMAEGQLVPVPVDEATLATLATDTGGTAYTARSGDELAEVYDDIRSSIGFRAEDVELTRWLAVLGLLLGLVAAGLSLRWFARFP
- the ccrA gene encoding crotonyl-CoA carboxylase/reductase: MQQILDAILAGDTSPEDYAALELPASYRGATVRKDEVEMFEGVASRDKDPRKSLHIDEVDLPELGPGEAIVAVMASAINYNTVWTSIFEPVSTFGFLERYGRVSPLSKRHDLPYHVVGSDLAGVVLKTGLGVHSWKPGDEVVAHCLSVELESPDGHGDTMMDPEQRIWGFETNFGGLAELALVKSNQLMPKPDHLTWEEAASPGLVNSTAYRQLVSRNGAGMKQGDNVLIWGASGGLGGFATQYALNGGAVPVCVVSSDEKAEICRKMGAELIINRSEAGYAFWKDEHTQDQKEWRRFGGDIRALTGGEDVDIVFEHPGRETFGASVYAARKGGTIVTCASTSGYMHQYDNRYLWMNLKRIIGSHFANYRESWEANRLIAKGMIHPTLSRTYGLDDVGQAALDVHHNKHQGKVGVLCLAPEEGLGVRDEELRAKHLTQINAFRGV